In Oryza sativa Japonica Group chromosome 1, ASM3414082v1, the genomic stretch CTGAAATGTCTCACATATTTAGGGTTTATCTCTCTTTGATCATCCTTGCTGGGTTATTGCCTTGCAATTTGCAATTTGTATCGGTGTTGAGCGCAGGGTTTGCAGCAAACCTTGTGAAAACCGTTTGAAATATGGAAACTATGCTGAAATTCGAATCcagtttgatctttttttttctttttggaacttGGGCGGTTTTGATAGGAAGGTGCAGGTAATGTGCCCCAGATCTTCTGGTACATTGACAGTGAATTACACGTTCTATTTatagtcaaatttattatttttgtttatacttgtataagtcaaatttaaatttgcatgtttgtgaaatgacatatcacatattgatctatcgtaatatttttttttcaatttttttgatgatttttttaagtaacatgCAAAAATGAGGATATCCCCTTAATTTATGAATTGAGTTTTCAATGTATAGGACTAGACTACTACAGAGCATAGGACTGTTCCTTTTCATTTACCTGTCCCGTTTCAGTTATCCGTATAGAGGGTATTAGGACAATTTATAAACAAATTTTTTGGCATGAGCATGAGCATGGCCATACATGTACTATTATTAATTCAGCATAAGCATGGCACCGTATTTTTGTTTGAAATTATATTTTTCAGAGCTTTAGTTTCGGACTTTCGGTTCACTACCCTTTCCAGTGTGTGTGCACTCCAAATGAATTTTCAGAATTCCGTGTCGGACTGCCGTGGCCATACGCAATCGGAATCGCCAGTATCACTGACGCCGCTGACGAGTCGGAGTCGGATCTCCTTTGTATCATCACCCGCCGCTATAaaagcataaccatgccccataATTTCTCTCAACTTCTCACGGATCGAGGGAGTTTGAGACCTCGCCGTAGACAGCGGGaaacgcgggcgcgcgcgcgcagcgcAGGtaatggccgccgccgtcgtcgcgatGCCGGTGGCGCTGGCCCTGCCGTCGGAGGCCGACCTGCCGTACGAGGAGGACGTCCTGCGGGACCCGCACAGCATCCGCCCGTGGCGCCGCTACCTCgctgcccgcgccgccgcgcccctccAGGAGCGCGCCGTCATCTACGAGCGCGCCGTGCGCGCCCTCCCGGGCAGCTACAAGCTCTGGCACGCCTACCTCCTCgagcgcaccgccgccgccgcgcgcgccaagCCGCATTGCGGGGAGCACCCGGCGAACGAGGCCCTGAACCGCGCCTTCGAGCGCGCGCTCGCCACGCTGCACCGCATGCCGCGGATATGGGAGATGTacctcgccgcgctcctcgaGCAGCGCCTCGTCACGCGCGCACGCCGCGCCTTCGACCGCGCGCTGCGCGCGCTCCCCGTCACGCAGCACCACCGCGTCTGGCCGCTctacctccgcctcgccgccctcccTTCCTGCCCCGCCGAGACCTCCATCCGCATCTACCGCCGGTTCCTCCAGTTCGAACCCTCCCGCGCCGACGAGCTCGTCGAGCTCCTCGTCTCCGCTGGGCGGTGGCAGGAGGCAGCCGATCACATTGTCTCGGTCCTCAACGGCGGAAGCGACGTCAGTGACAACAACCGTGCTCTCCTGCTCAAGCTGTGCGACCTTCTCGCCAAGCACGCCGACGAGGTCGCCGGGCTCAAGGTGGAGGCCGTGCTCCGCGGCGCCATGCGCGAGTTTCCGGACGAGGCCGGAAGGCTGCGCGCGCTGCTCGCCGAGTGCTACGCACGAAGAGGGCTTTACGACAAAGCCAGAGACGTCTTCGAGGAAGGGGTGACCACGGCGGCCACCGCAGCTGAGTTCGCGCTGGTGTTCGAAGCGTACGCGCAGCTCGAGCAGAGCTTGGTCGCGGCGAAGATGGAGAAGACGGCGGACGAGGAAGGCGACAAGCTCGTGACCGGTTGCTGGttggccgacggcgacgacggcgacatgTGCCTGGCGAGGCTGGAGCGGCTGCTCGACCGCCGGCAGGAGCTTCTCAACGGCGTCCTCCTGCGTCAGAACCCGCACGACGTCGCACAGTGGCACCGGCGGGTGAAGCTCTTCGACAATGACCccgcgcggcaggcggcgacCTACGTCGAGGCCGTCAGGACCGTCGACCCGGCGAAGGCGACGGGCAAACCAAGCACGCTGTGAAGATGTACGAGGCGCACGGCAACCTGGACAGCGCCGACGAGGTGTTCGCGAAGGCCACGCAGGCGAGCCACAGATCGGCCGACGACCTGGCCACCGTGTGGTGCGAGTGGGCGGAGATGCAGCTCCGGCACAAGCGCTTTGACAAGGCCATCGCCCTGATGCGACAAGCCACCGCGGAGCCCTCGGCCGAGGTGAAGctgcgagccgccgccgccgccgccggcgacgacgagcctGCCCAGCTGAAGCTTCACAAGTCCGCAAAGCTGTGGAGCTTCTACGTCGACCTGGAGGAGAGCCTGGGCGCGCTGGCGTCGACGCGCGCCGCCTACGAGGGCGCCatggccgcgcgcgccgcgacgCCGCAGATGGTGATCAACTACGCCTCGTTCCTCGAGGAGCGCGGCTACTTCGAGGACTCGTTCGCGGCGTACGAGACGGGCGCCAATCTGTTCGGCCACCCGCACAGCAAGCCCATCTGGGACACCTACCTCGAGAGGTTCGTGGCGAGGCACGGCGGGAGCAAGGCCGAGCGCGCGCGGGAACTCTTCGCTGAGGCCACCCGCCGCGCTCCTCCCCACGACAGGGCGCGCCTCTTCCTGCGCCACGCCCGGTACGAGGAGGAGTTCGgctccgccgcgcgccatggccgtctacgacgaggcggcgcggtCCGTGCCGGCGAGCGACAGGGCGAGCGTCTACGAGGCCTACGCGGGGCGGGCGGCCGAGCTCCGCGGCGTGCCGAAGGTGAGGCGGGTCTACGAGCAGGCGATCGAGTCCGGCGGCCTCCCTCGCCGCGACGCCCTGGCGCTgtgcctccgcctcgccgcgctcgaGGAAGCGCTGGGAGAGGCCGCCCGCGCTCGCGCCGTGTTCGTGCACGCGTCGGGCTACGGCGatcccgacgccgacgaggagttCTGGGCGAAGTGGAGCGGCTTCGAAGTCCGGCACGGCGACGAGCGCACCTTCACAGACATGCTCCGGATAAGGCGCACGCAGAAGCACGCGAAGACGCCTGGGGTTCAGGTGAATGGCGAACTGAAAgatgagaagaagaagagatgtGCTGATCAGCTTGGCGCCACTCAGAGCAAGAGGCAGCGAGTGTAATCTTGTCAAGcttttcttcctctttctttttcccctttaaTTCTGGCCCTAAATGTAGTCTACTGTAGTAAAGATTTCCCTGGTTTCAATTTAAATCAAATTGTTTTGGGGGGAAGAATATGATATTGTACGTTCTAACGTTCCTTCAAATATGATATATGCATTTCACTTGTGAACGCGAGGCACTGATTGGTTGGTCCATTATTATGAAGTTTGGTTGTATGATGTCACACTATCTTTTTTAAGTCCCTTGTAAAATCTTTATTTGGATTCTTGTTCAGTTTAAAAATGGGAAAATGCCAGGTAAATGAACTTTCTTTTAATTGCATCGtgttgcttttgcttttgcggtgcttcaactgaaaaaaaagCTTATTCTTTGACATGAATGTAGGAAAACATGTGCATTCCACTCCAATTTCCAACTTGTCATGTAATATACACATCAAGCCCACTTAATCTTCACTTCGCATCTTCATGGTCGGTGAAGTTGAGTGGCTATGTCTAAAATTCGTATGTACAAGAATACTATCAAATCGCTGTACAaccactgatttttttttcatatcctACTATGGACTTTTCATTCAACGACTCCTACTGAGCTGATGGGTCATATATCAGTTATTTACAGAGCCTGATTACTTATCTCCTTGCAGATTTCTACTGGATGCTGATAACATGCTGTGGAGGTGGCATCGGCCGCaagccctctcctcctccaggtTCTGAATCCGTTGCCTCGTGCACTGCCTGAAATCTCATACAAACCCAAATTATGGATGCAACTGATTTTTTAAAGGGAGAAAACAGAATTATTTGAGGTTTTGACAGATGTTGCCTGTATCGATGAAGCAATGTGGTAACAGACCTGATGTTGCCTGTATCGATGAAGCAATGTGGTAACTGATACCAAGATGATGTATATTGGTATGACAATTCCAGCTGTTCTAATCATCAAAAGCTGTCTCATTCAAGTGATTTGTGTCAGTCATTTGTAATCAGGTTATCCAAGCACGAAAGATGCTAATCGAGTTTCAGAAATCAGTATCTTACAGTGAACAGTGCTATCGAGTAGACCTCAGGATCGCCGAGGATAAGTGAGATCGCATCACGGAGCACCAACAAGGCCATCAGCTGAAGAttgcatttttttattatttttttcagaaacaTTTGATGGCATGATTGAGAGTACTAATGTCCAAATGGAATTTCATGCTCTGCAACACTTACAGATATTGCGACTACACGGCAATAGAAGACACCTTTTGGGCTGGAATTCTGAGAGTCAAAACTGGATGTACCGGCAGCTTGATCTGAGGTTTGCGCAAAGTGTTCTTGACTGCGATCAGTATCAATATTATCTGATCTTTCTCCAGATCTCCTACAATGAGAAAAGGATTTAAGATACCAGTAGATACTGGATGGCCCCTTCTTATAATATCAGTAGGAGCATCAGCTGGTACCTGAAACTAATTAGGTTCCTTCCATGCCGAAACAACTTTAAAGGGGCAGTGTAGTTTGGCGTGAATTGCTGCGGTAAAAGAGCAGAAGTAACAAATCGAATATTAAAATTGGACTGTAAAATTCTTCAGTATAATAACATAATTGCTTCCGAGAGAAGAAAAGGACAGATTGCATTGCATCTGCTTCTTTCCTGAATTtgttgggatttttttttgaagagaaTTTGTTGGGATTTGGATGATGAATTGTTGGACGGTTTCAGAAAGGTTCACCTGTAAGCATATCTCGCATACTGTGTCTCCCTTCTCATTGCACCACCTTTGGATGCATGCGTGGTGTGCGTACTGCAGACAGTGACAAACTAATTCAAGTAAATATTCGGACAGCAGGGAAATCTGTTGGGTAAGAATGGCAGGCAGAAATAACACTGAAATGAATGATAACATTTTAAATTGTAAGAATCTATCTAATGGAAACCGGGAGTTTTCTGTTTCAAGAAAAGTCTGAATTAGGGTGAATTCGAGGTAGAAGTAATCTTCAACTTCAAGTACCATCTATTGGAAAACTCAAGTTATCAGCATTCACCATAAGGGATGAAACCCCAAATGTCCTATTAATTGCAATATGGAAAACTGAATGTTGGTTACAGCAGTAGAAGACCTGGTAAGAAACTGTCGTGTGATTGGAAACTCAGTAATGGGAATAAAATGATTCTGAATTTGTGCCCAGAAACTCTGAACTTGTGGTTGTCCTGGGGGTTAAACAGGGCTAGAAAATacgttttccaaaaaaaaaaaagggctagAGATTGAAATAATTTATATCCCGATCACTAATCAATTCAGCAAGCTCTTCCATACATAAAGGTTATCAAAATGGCAACACCTAATCATGTAATGATGCAGAGAATTCAGAATGGGAACAGAGAAAACCTTGCCTTGAGGCTGCCCTTGCAGCAGCAAGGGGTCTCCATGTAGGACTCGTCACCTTCCTCCTGGCAGATTCTGCATTCCACCATGACACCGCTCTTCGCCTTTCCATCCTGAACATCTTCATGAACGGGAAGATCAGGCTGATCATGAACTATCTTCACGGAGGCGACAGCGAGAGCCTCCTGCACGGCTGACTGCAGCGTCGACTCCGTGAGCAGCCGACCAGCCATCAGCGCGAAGTGATCCGCCATCCTCTATCGTTTCAACAAACCCCTATATCGAAACAAAGCTTTGCGTAACATGCAGCCTCCAGATCGTTGGAGCTAGCACTGGAAAATATAAGCCAAGAAGAGATAttcttcagaattcagaacaaTGGCCGAAAAGTCGCCTGAGATTGAGTTGTTTGTTTACAATCTCTGACAAGATTCAGGATAAAAAAAGATCAACACGAACGAACAAATCACACGTTGAGACAGAAGAAAGTTCTCCTTTCCAACCATCTTTCTAGTAGCTAAAAGAGGAGCCATGGCGCCGGTGAAAAAGGCTAAGCTAGTTTACGCACctgggaggaggatgaggaggaggagaacgccGTGCGGCCTGCAAATTAGCTAGCCGATGCAAGGAAAAGCCGCGAGCTTTTTCTCACGCCATGAGGTTGCGATCGAGATATACGGAGTACTAGTTTGCACGCACGCGTGTACTGAAAAGATCCGGGCTTTTCTCCACGGACGAAGAAAGAAGCAAGGATGCGATGCAAAGGCGACGGCGTGGGCAAGGGAGCAGGGGCAAAGAAAAGAGAGCAGAgaagcagccgcagcagcagcgacaAGCCAAGGAGGCTTGCAAGGCGGGACTAGGATATCCCTAACATCCAACTTGATAGCTTAGATATAGCTAGAGGAGATTAGGTTAAGTTCCTTGCTACTTCCTTCATCTTATAATATAACAACCTAAAATTAGATGAGGAATGTGGATTTTCATctgtttgcatgtcatctaaatagttatcataaatttttttaataaattgacaacataaattaatatgaaatatataacttcacaaacatgtaagacaaaattcaacttttacaaattgcaacaaaaaataacaagttaaactgaaaatagttatcgcaTATTTacaactatatttgttatttttattacaacttataaaagttgaatttaaatttgcatgtttgtgtagtgacatatttcatattaatctatgttaccaatttttttcatattttttgatAGCTATTTATATGACATGCACGAAATAAAAGATATTTCCTTGAGGGATGAAATCACTTTTCCATTAGACATATCGTACTACAAATCTGGTATTGGTCTCAAAACGACTGATTGATGTGGCCTGCCTCGTGATTCGTGCtgcctgatcattgcactgtgGCCCGACGATAACTGATAGTAACGGATTAGTATGGTCAAAATGAAATTTTGATTGAGGCTAGCTACTACTCTCCAGAAGTCCAGAGCAAACCTGGGTGATTGGAGGTGCTGTCATAGATGCTCCACAAAGTGCTTGGCAGTTGGTATTGATTGTTGGAAACTGATCATGTTTTCGGCCAAAGCCCCATTCTCATTGGCCTGGAGctacatcttcttcttcactagACCAAgagttacaatatttttttccaagTGATTTTAAACTGCAAACAATTACCTGGTGCAATGATTGCCGGAATGACCGGCCATTGCTCGACTCGCCATCCTTGGCATCACACCGTGGCATGATTCGAGCGGAGAAAGTGACAATTGGAGCGGTTAGGGTGGTGGATTAGGGTTCCATCGCTGTACTAATCACACGTATTATTCCACTCGATTTCCTGACCTCTCATCCGGTCACCCCTGCCACACCATGGCATCTGGTGGCTGTGGTCTCTCTCGCGGCTCCTGTGTGTGGTCGTATCCAATCCTCTAGATCTGCAGCTTAATTTCGCTTCGTCATCTCGATCGGCAGCACACGCGGCGCCTCTCTCGCAGTCTCAGCATCCCGTGAGCTGATTTGATCCCTCGATTTCGTGGAGCTCTTTCATGGCTCGGCTAAACTTGTTGGCTACCTAGGCTAAACTTGGCTACACTACTACCTAAATTGCTTCCCGTTTCTTCGAATTTTCCGGGATTACTGTTTGGGGTTCAGCGCTGATGGAGGACAGTTCAGATAAGGGTTTTTCTCATCCGTTTGGACGGTCTGCTGTTTGTTGAGACTGTTGACAGATTGCCAGGAGCAGTGGTCCTTGTTAATCAGTAGCGTTTTCTGAAGATTTTGGAGTAATGGGTTTGGTTTCTCACTTTGTCTACTTATCATTGAGCCTTTTGGGTTGGTTCTAACTTCTAAGGCCTATCAAAGTATCAATAGTGTGGTGCACGCAGCTAGCAATATTGAAATTATTTGGTCTTCTTTACAGCAAAATAATGTAGTATGATGTGTCTTAGGccccatttgattcaaaggaaattcataggaattttagtggattttattcctataggaatttttcatacaaagccctttgaatcaaaggaatgaaccctatgaaatcctataaaatttctatggaatgcctcttcccatacaAGTTTTAGAGGAATTTTAATAAGAGGTCgaacctcatggaagaaatcctt encodes the following:
- the LOC9269132 gene encoding uncharacterized protein isoform X1 — protein: MADHFALMAGRLLTESTLQSAVQEALAVASVKIVHDQPDLPVHEDVQDGKAKSGVMVECRICQEEGDESYMETPCCCKGSLKYAHHACIQRWCNEKGDTVCEICLQQFTPNYTAPLKLFRHGRNLISFRRSGERSDNIDTDRSQEHFAQTSDQAAGTSSFDSQNSSPKGVFYCRVVAISLMALLVLRDAISLILGDPEVYSIALFTLLMIRTAGIVIPIYIILVSVTTLLHRYRQHQAVHEATDSEPGGGEGLRPMPPPQHVISIQ
- the LOC9269132 gene encoding uncharacterized protein isoform X2 produces the protein MADHFALMAGRLLTESTLQSAVQEALAVASVKIVHDQPDLPVHEDVQDGKAKSGVMVECRICQEEGDESYMETPCCCKGSLKARTFGVSSLMVNADNLSFPIDVLFLPAILTQQISLLSEYLLELVCHCLQYAHHACIQRWCNEKGDTVCEICLQQFTPNYTAPLKLFRHGRNLISFRRSGERSDNIDTDRSQEHFAQTSDQAAGTSSFDSQNSSPKGVFYCRVVAISLMALLVLRDAISLILGDPEVYSIALFTLLMIRTAGIVIPIYIILVSVTTLLHRYRQHQAVHEATDSEPGGGEGLRPMPPPQHVISIQ